The following nucleotide sequence is from Desulfovibrio aminophilus DSM 12254.
AGGATCTCCTGGCCGAACCCTCGGTGGTCAAGACCGGGGTTTCCGTCACCGACGACGTGAAGGCCCTCAAGGATCTCTCGCCGTTCCAGGAAGCGGGCTTCCTGGACCTGGGCACCCTTTCCGCCCGGCTCCAGATGAAGACCCACGGCCTGCGCAACCTGGCCGCCAACCTGCTGGGCTTCCGCATCTCCAAAAGCGCGCAGTGCTCCAACTGGGCCCGCGAGAACCTCTCCCACTCCCAAATACTTTACGCCGCCACCGACGCATGGATCAGCCGGGAAATCTACCTGGCCTTCCGCGAACTGGGCGTCCTGCCGGAGCGGCCGTGAGCGACCTCAGGGACCGCGTCCAGGTCAACGCCCGTTTCTTCCATCTGGCCGAAGGACTCCTGGACCGCTTCCTGGACGAGGGCCTGAACCCGGAGATCGGCCTCTTCGCCAAGGATCTGGACGAATACGGCCCGGACCAGTTCCGCGAGGCCGAGAAGGCGTTGCGCGACAGGGGGCTGCGGCCCACGGTGCATGGTCCCTTCGTGGACCTCTCCCCGGGCTCGCCAGATCCGCTGGTCCTGGCCGCCACCCGCCGCCGCTTCGAGCAGTTGGTGGAGGCTGTGGATATCCTGCGGCCCCGCAGCGTGACCTGCCACCTGGGCTTCGAACACTCCCGCCACGGCTACTTCAAGGAATTCTGGCTGGAGCAGAGTCTGACGACTTGGCGCTGGCTGGCCCGCGAACTGCGCGACCGGGGCGCCCGACTCATGCTCGAAAACACCTTCGAACGCGCGCCCGAGGAGATGCTTCCGGCCTTGAATGAACTCTCCTCCCTGGGCGTGGGCCTGTGCCTGGACGTGGGGCACCTCAACCTCTTCAGCGCGGCCAAGGTCGCCCAGTGGGTCGAGGAGGCCGGGCCCTGCCTGGGCCAGCTCCACCTGCACGACAACTTCGGCCACCGCGACGACCACCTGCCCATCGGCCAGGGCCGCATCGACTACCCGGCCGTGTTCCGCAACCTGGCCTACCTGCCCGAGCCTCTGACCGTGACCATGGAAGTGGGCATCGAGGGCGCGCCCCTGAGCTTCGCCGCCCTGGAACAGCTCTGGCCCTGGTAGAGCCTAGCGCCGTCCGGCCAGGAAGACCCCGGCCAAGGCCACCCCGAATCCCGCCCACTGCGCCCCGGACAACGCCTGTCCGAAAAACAGATACGCCTGCACCGCCGCCAGCGGCGGGGCCAGAAACAGCAGCGCCGTGACGGCCGCGGCCTCGCCGCGCCGGACCATCCAGACCAGCAGCGTGGCTCCGCCCACGGAAAGCGCCAGGGCCGCGTAGCCCAGATTGAGCCAAAGCACGGCCGAGCCGGACCAGTGTGATTCGCCCAGGATCAGAGCCAACGCCGCGACCACCAGCGCGCCGCCGAGCAACTGCACCGCGCCCGCGCCCCGAAGGTCGCAGCGGGCCAGGGAAGTCTTTTGAAACAGCGTCCCGGCCGTGATGCCCGCCACGCTCACCAGGGCCGCCAGGATCGCCGAGACCGGAACCGGCTCGGCCCCGGCGCGGGCCAGGCCCGGGGCCACGGCCAGGGCCACCCCGCCCAATCCCAAGGCCATGCCGAGCCAGGAACGCGGGCTGGGCCGTTCACCAAAGAACAGTTGGGCCAACACGGCCGTGGCGGGCGGCTGGAGCGCCCCGGCCAGGGCCATGATCGCCGCGGGAAGCCCCTGGGCCACGGCCCAATAGCCAGCCCCGAGATAAAGCCCGTGCAGCAGCCCCCCGGCCAGGAGATGGCGGGGCAGGTCGCGGAGCCGAGGCCAGGCCACACCCGCACGCCGGGCCAGCAGGGCCAACACCGCCGCGGCACAGAGGAAGCGGGCCGTGAGAAAAAGGTTCGGGTCCGCCTCGGGCGCCACGGCCCGGGCCACCACGAAGCCGGTGGACCAGACGAGGATGAACAGGATGGGAGCGATGGCGTGTGTCATGGGGCGGAGCTTTACGCACCGCGATCCATCATGTACAACGAAATAAATCTATCGATCCATCGGAAAAAATGATGCAACCACAAGACCTCGACCTGGACTCCATGGCCACCCTGGCCGCCGTGGTGGACGCCGGGGGCTTCACCGCCGCGTCCCGGCTCCTGAACCGGACCCAGTCCGCCGTGAGCGCCAAGATCGCGGCCTTGGAACAGGCCGCCGGAAGCCCCCTGCTCCTGCGCTCACGCCGGGGCGTGACCCCGACTCCGGCCGGCAAGACCCTTCTGGGCTACGCCCGCGACCTGCTCCGGCTGCGCGAGGAGGCGGCCTTGGCCCTGAACCGGCCGCAGGCCTCGGGCATCCTGCGCCTGGGCCTGCCCGACGAGTGCGTGAACGCCCTGGTCACGCCCCTTGCCGCGCGCTTCGCCGAGGCCCACCCGAGCCTGGAGTTGGAAATCCGCTGCGACCTCTCGGCCCGGTTGGAGAAGGATTTGGCCGCCGGAAACCTGGACTTGGCCGTGACCGTGCGAGAGCCGGGATCGCTCAAGGGCGACCTGCTCCTGGCCGTGGACCAGTTTTGGTGCGCGCCGCCCGGCCGCTTTCCCGAGCGGCTGCGGCCCCTGCCCCTGGCGCTCTTCACCGAGGGTTGCCGGACCCGCCCGGCCATCCTGGCGGCTCTGGCCGCGGCGGGCATTCCCAGCCGCACGGTGTTCTCGGCCTCGCACGTGGCCGGGCTGGTGAGCGCGGCGGCGGGCGGCCTGGCCCTGACCGCGCTCATGGCCGACGCCGTGCCCCAGGGTTGGCGACGACCGGGAGCCAAGGCGGGTCTGCCCTCACTGCCGCGCTACGAGGCCGCACTCCTGACCCCGCCCGAAACCTCCCCGGGCGCGCGTCTGCTGGCGGAATTCCTGCTTGCCGAAATGCGGGGGAGGGAGTCGGCTCACTCCTCGTAAAACCGCCACCTGCAATGGCAGTCCGCCGGGTGCTCATCCGGGGGCGCGAACAGGCACTTCACGCGCACGTTCGGGGAGATGACCCGGGCGAAGGCCTCGAACTCGGCCTGGTGCATGTGCTTGCAGACGTAGGGCCCCAGGCCGTGCTTGCGGCGGCCCTCCTGGGCCGGGCAACGGGGCACGGAGACGATGAGGTCGCCGCCCGCGCGCTCCACCCGGTAATCGACCATGAGCGACCAGGGGAAAAGCTTGTAGGCCGCCAGGAACCCCTCCACCCCGGGAGCGAACGGCCCGAAGCGTTGCAGGATGTCGCGCGCGCCCAACTCGCCCACCTTGGTCCAGACCCGCTCGTTGAGCAGTTCGGCCGAAGCCAGTCCATGCTCCTCCTCGGTCTTGAGGAACCAGAAGGCGTCCACCAGACGGAACTGCCAGAGGAGCGAACGGATGTACCCGCGCAGGCCCTCGGCGTCCAAATGCTCCAACGCTTCGAGATTCATTCCTCTCCCCGGCCGGGGCGAGACCGGCCCTTCTTCACCGCCGCGCGCAGGCGCTTGCCTTCCAGCCTCCGTCGCTTCTCGTTCCGGGGCACGGACGTGGGCCGCCGCACCCGGCGTTGTTTCAAGGCCTCGGCCAGGAGCACGGCGAAGCGCTCCACCGCCAGATCCTTGTTGGCCTTCTGGCTGCGCTCCGAATGACAGGTCACGCGCAGCACCCCGGCGGCGTTGATCCTCGTGGACAACCGCGCCAAGATGCGGGCTTTCTGCGCCTCGGACAGGGTTTTTGAGTTGACCACGTCGAAACGCAGGGTTACGCGGGTATCCGTCGTGTTCACGTGCTGGCCCCCCGGTCCCGGACTGCGCGAGACGGCGAACTCGATTTCGTCCTCGGGAACGGCGAGGCCCGCGTTGATCCAGATCATTCGGCAATGACTAGCCAAAAAACGGAGAAATGACCATGACCCAGTGCCCCTGCGGCTCCGGCCGCGACCTGGAAGCCTGTTGCGGCCCCATCGTGCGCGGCGAGAGCCCCGCGCCCACGGCCGAGGCCCTCATGCGTTCGCGCTACGCGGCCTACGCGCTGAACCAGACCGAGCACCTCAAACGCTCGCTCCTGCCCGAGGATCAGTCCAAGCACGACGCCGAGGGCGTGCGCCAGTGGTCCGAGAGCGCCACCTGGCTCGGCCTGACCGTGCATTCCTCCTCGGAGTCCGGCGACACGGGCGAGGTGGAATTCACGGCGGCCTTCGAACTGAACGGCATGCGCCAGGAACATCACGAGGACGCGCGTTTCGAGCGGCGGGACGGAAACTGGTATTATTCGAGCGGTCACGTGCGCGGCGCGGACCCTGTGGTCAAGGGGCCCAAGGTGGGCCGCAACGACCCCTGCCCGTGCGGCTCGGGGAAAAAATTCAAGAAGTGCTGCGGGGCGTGAGGGCTGCTTCCGGGGCCGGGCGCAGCCCGGCCCCGGAGGGCCGGCTTAATGCGAGCGAAACTGCTTGACGTAGTAATAACCGAGACCGATTGCCAAGACGACGAGGATCGCCACGGGAAGGATGAAATCCATGACCTTGCTCCCTGTTTGAACGGTTCCGACGAACCCGTTCGGGCTGCCCCGGTCTGCTCCGGGTCCGCCGTCGGCCATCCGTCGCGAGGCGGGTGGTCGGGGAAGAAAAACGGAAAACGCATTTGCTCTCTCAAAAGAGAGCGTTTACTCTCAAATATGCCCGATTGCCAGAGTTGGCAAGGGGGGATATTCCCCTTCCCATGACCAAACGAAAACAGGACATTCTCCGCGAAGCCACGCGTCTCTTCGCGGAATCCGGATTCGAAGGCGTGTCCGTGGCCCAGATCGCCAAAGCCGCGGGAGTCTCCCAGGGGGCCGTCTTCCGCCACTTTCCCAGCAAGGACAAGCTACTGCATCACATATTCCGGGAGGTCCGCGAATCCTTCCTGGAGGAGATCGACCAGGACTTCGCCTTCTCGGCCAAGGAATCCGGTCGGGACATGGTCCTGCGCTTGGCGCTCTTCTTCTGCCGGTTCTATGAGAAACGAGAAGTGGAATTCGAGTTCATCCACCGCAACAATCCGTTCCGCATGCCGGGCGTCGGCGATTCCTGCAAAAAGGAAATCGAACGGATTCAGGAAAAGATGCGCGAACTGCTGCACATCGGCCTGAGTCTCGGCGTCCGTGACGGCAGCATCCGCGAAATGGACGTGGAGCGCGGGGCGATCCTCATCCTGGGCGGCATCGGCGGCACGGTGCGCCAACGCCTGTTCATGGACTTCCATCTCCAGGATATGGAGGAGGACCTGCTGAATTTCATGGACTCCGCCCTGCGCCCCTGAGGGCGCGGCCGCCGCGCGGTTCAGACGCGGCGGAAGACGATCTCCTGCGCACCCTGCCAGAGCACGAACCGTCCCAGCTCGGGCAGATGGTCGAGCCCCTCGGTCAGGGTCAGGAAGTGGTTTCCCGCCAATTGGCCCATCTTGCAGGCGAAACAGGCCGCGCCGTAGGGGAAGAGGA
It contains:
- a CDS encoding sugar phosphate isomerase/epimerase family protein; the encoded protein is MSDLRDRVQVNARFFHLAEGLLDRFLDEGLNPEIGLFAKDLDEYGPDQFREAEKALRDRGLRPTVHGPFVDLSPGSPDPLVLAATRRRFEQLVEAVDILRPRSVTCHLGFEHSRHGYFKEFWLEQSLTTWRWLARELRDRGARLMLENTFERAPEEMLPALNELSSLGVGLCLDVGHLNLFSAAKVAQWVEEAGPCLGQLHLHDNFGHRDDHLPIGQGRIDYPAVFRNLAYLPEPLTVTMEVGIEGAPLSFAALEQLWPW
- a CDS encoding DUF6125 family protein, which codes for MNLEALEHLDAEGLRGYIRSLLWQFRLVDAFWFLKTEEEHGLASAELLNERVWTKVGELGARDILQRFGPFAPGVEGFLAAYKLFPWSLMVDYRVERAGGDLIVSVPRCPAQEGRRKHGLGPYVCKHMHQAEFEAFARVISPNVRVKCLFAPPDEHPADCHCRWRFYEE
- a CDS encoding YchJ family protein; this encodes MTQCPCGSGRDLEACCGPIVRGESPAPTAEALMRSRYAAYALNQTEHLKRSLLPEDQSKHDAEGVRQWSESATWLGLTVHSSSESGDTGEVEFTAAFELNGMRQEHHEDARFERRDGNWYYSSGHVRGADPVVKGPKVGRNDPCPCGSGKKFKKCCGA
- a CDS encoding TetR/AcrR family transcriptional regulator — translated: MTKRKQDILREATRLFAESGFEGVSVAQIAKAAGVSQGAVFRHFPSKDKLLHHIFREVRESFLEEIDQDFAFSAKESGRDMVLRLALFFCRFYEKREVEFEFIHRNNPFRMPGVGDSCKKEIERIQEKMRELLHIGLSLGVRDGSIREMDVERGAILILGGIGGTVRQRLFMDFHLQDMEEDLLNFMDSALRP
- a CDS encoding 3'-5' exonuclease codes for the protein MTPTTPLPEHHLRAFGNEEINELPLRHYEGGVTVVRTDKQLKAALKALEKEHLLGFDTETRPVFRKGQGPYPPSLVQLAGAEHVYLFQISQLTFGDGLKDLLAEPSVVKTGVSVTDDVKALKDLSPFQEAGFLDLGTLSARLQMKTHGLRNLAANLLGFRISKSAQCSNWARENLSHSQILYAATDAWISREIYLAFRELGVLPERP
- the arfB gene encoding alternative ribosome rescue aminoacyl-tRNA hydrolase ArfB, whose amino-acid sequence is MIWINAGLAVPEDEIEFAVSRSPGPGGQHVNTTDTRVTLRFDVVNSKTLSEAQKARILARLSTRINAAGVLRVTCHSERSQKANKDLAVERFAVLLAEALKQRRVRRPTSVPRNEKRRRLEGKRLRAAVKKGRSRPGRGEE
- a CDS encoding LysR family transcriptional regulator, which codes for MQPQDLDLDSMATLAAVVDAGGFTAASRLLNRTQSAVSAKIAALEQAAGSPLLLRSRRGVTPTPAGKTLLGYARDLLRLREEAALALNRPQASGILRLGLPDECVNALVTPLAARFAEAHPSLELEIRCDLSARLEKDLAAGNLDLAVTVREPGSLKGDLLLAVDQFWCAPPGRFPERLRPLPLALFTEGCRTRPAILAALAAAGIPSRTVFSASHVAGLVSAAAGGLALTALMADAVPQGWRRPGAKAGLPSLPRYEAALLTPPETSPGARLLAEFLLAEMRGRESAHSS
- a CDS encoding DMT family transporter, with the translated sequence MTHAIAPILFILVWSTGFVVARAVAPEADPNLFLTARFLCAAAVLALLARRAGVAWPRLRDLPRHLLAGGLLHGLYLGAGYWAVAQGLPAAIMALAGALQPPATAVLAQLFFGERPSPRSWLGMALGLGGVALAVAPGLARAGAEPVPVSAILAALVSVAGITAGTLFQKTSLARCDLRGAGAVQLLGGALVVAALALILGESHWSGSAVLWLNLGYAALALSVGGATLLVWMVRRGEAAAVTALLFLAPPLAAVQAYLFFGQALSGAQWAGFGVALAGVFLAGRR